In one window of Frigoriglobus tundricola DNA:
- a CDS encoding leucine-rich repeat domain-containing protein has translation MRTRHAILVVLLLAAVAAVLFWPTPRRRAIEKLESVNGIYIEEPDYDGRMLSIVSMMGQPATNDDLMLLRDIRPIHRLLLDGTKVTDAGLVHLEGIEELEWVSVCKTQVTDEGMSHLARIRTLRYLHVRDTQISDAGLARFHGMPRLEQVNVISSRVTSAGVEELRRTTPTVTHVAQFLN, from the coding sequence ATGCGAACGCGTCACGCGATCCTAGTGGTTCTGCTCCTCGCGGCAGTGGCCGCGGTCCTCTTCTGGCCCACGCCGCGGCGCCGCGCGATCGAGAAACTCGAGTCCGTGAACGGCATCTACATTGAAGAACCGGACTACGATGGTCGGATGTTATCGATCGTGTCGATGATGGGTCAGCCCGCTACCAACGACGACCTGATGCTGCTGCGGGACATTCGGCCGATCCACCGGCTGCTGCTGGACGGCACGAAAGTGACGGACGCCGGGCTGGTTCACCTGGAGGGAATCGAGGAACTCGAGTGGGTGAGTGTCTGCAAAACCCAGGTCACGGACGAAGGAATGTCGCACCTGGCGCGGATCCGGACGCTCCGCTACCTCCACGTCCGTGACACCCAGATTTCGGACGCCGGGCTCGCTCGTTTCCACGGCATGCCGCGCCTCGAACAGGTGAACGTGATCAGTAGTCGCGTTACCAGCGCGGGGGTCGAGGAGCTGCGCCGGACCACACCGACCGTGACCCACGTGGCACAGTTTCTCAATTAG